In Macrobrachium rosenbergii isolate ZJJX-2024 chromosome 4, ASM4041242v1, whole genome shotgun sequence, one genomic interval encodes:
- the LOC136836365 gene encoding uncharacterized protein, whose translation MKSVKKRSFNREITPHKYSKECQKKEFAGTVFEDEEPRIECTKILQPDCVQTSSAGPTAIYFDDLHMPNRSSPFDQVAQRNHKPLNAAYDQKGSYYPADQKPVPPYDPPLSYYPSFSCECDDDSNAALGHQSCTIPSVHVSKAEADDVQRRQKFFLTETPVDLGYPMPDSQGCHNHPTLLYMTTRLNSEERIIEKSPEVPPRPWAFSKKDNDSLRGSTSGSSISSGTRYANTSDLGAPESRYLNVFESACREESVERAQFCWQEEPIYATVGEQCPDEKEGPQTSLPYNSGVRNMQGGKHWRSPNPSMKEENDENLNKFRNARHLETDKSSLSSSTQTLCPEEPTIVVDDAGKDNSDCRKVKGSVSSKPPKFPPKNLDDNIEPPDLPSKAMSEPPHEIYGLRIRLPLLRSGSCGVSEAEIFHPPRSRPVPPPRCSSMPYPPPKPVSPRLKEVIPPGDLNKRGPLYVVIGTSSGTSFFTVMEKLASSAGLLLWAMYYRSAPAYLVMNGNVVPALPAMFVITFVSRLSALCSRAVEGRADGQEEKRIKNGERNPQNKKGEEEDEEEEDDDDDDDDGDEEEEEEE comes from the exons ATGAAATCAGTGAAGAAACGTTCTTTCAACAGAGAAATTACACCCCATAAATACTCCAAAGAGTGTCAAAAGAAAGAGTTTGCTGGGACTGTCTTTGAGGATGAGGAACCTAGAATTGAATGCACCAAAATTCTCCAACCAGATTGTGTGCAAACATCATCTGCTGGCCCTACTGCTATTTATTTTGATGATCTTCATATGCCAAACAGAAGCAGCCCATTTGACCAAGTAGCACAAAGGAATCATAAACCACTGAATGCAGCATATGACCAAAAAGGTTCGTACTATCCTGCGGACCAGAAGCCTGTTCCACCTTATGACCCACCTTTAAGCTATTATCCCtcattttcttgtgaatgtgATGATGATTCTAATGCAGCACTCGGACATCAGTCATGTACAATTCCCTCAGTCCATGTATCAAAAGCTGAAGCTGATGATGTGCAACGCCGACAGAAGTTTTTCCTTACAGAAACTCCAGTTGACCTCGGGTATCCTATGCCAGATTCACAAGGTTGTCATAATCATCCCACCCTTTTATATATGACTACTAGACTGAATTCAGAAGAGCGTATTATTGAAAAATCACCTGAAGTTCCTCCTCGTCCTTGGGCTTTTAGTAAAAAGGATAATGATTCTTTGAGAGGAAGTACATCTGGAAGCTCCATCAGTTCAGGAACTCGTTATGCTAACACCTCTGATCTAGGTGCTCCTGAATCTCGGTATCTCAATGTCTTTGAGAGTGCCTGTAGAGAGGAGAGTGTTGAAAGGGCTCAGTTCTGTTGGCAAGAGGAGCCCATCTATGCTACTGTTGGAGAGCAGTGCCCAGACGAGAAAGAAGGTCCTCAGACTTCCTTGCCTTACAACTCTGGTGTAAGGAATatgcaaggaggaaaacattggcGCTCCCCTAACCCatcaatgaaagaagaaaatgacgaGAACTTGAATAAATTTAGAAATGCTAGACATTTAGAGACAGACAAATCTAGTCTTTCATCCTCCACACAAACACTATGTCCCGAAGAGCCTACGATTGTAGTAGATGATGCAGGAAAAGACAACTCGGATTGTCGTAAGGTTAAGGGGTCAGTATCATCTAAACCTCCAAAGTTTCCCCCAAAGAACTTGGATGACAATATCGAACCTCCTGATCTTCCATCAAAAGCGATGTCTGAGCCACCGCACGAAATTTATGGGTTGAGAATACGACTCCCTTTGCTAAGAAGTGGAAGTTGCGGGGTTTCAGAGGCTGAAATCTTCCACCCTCCTCGAAGTCGACCTGTGCCACCACCACGCTGTAGCAGCATGCCGTATCCCCCTCCAAAACCCGTTTCACCGAGGCTTAAAGAGGTGATTCCCCCGGGAGATTTGAACAAACGCGGACCTCTCTACGTGGTTATTGGCACTTCTTCAG GTACGTCTTTCTTCACGGTAATGGAAAAACTC GCTTCCAGTGCTGGACTGTTGCTATGGGCAATGTATTATCGATCAGCTCCTGCATATTTAGTCATGAACGGTAATGTAGTTCCAGCGCTCCCAGCCATGTTCGTAATTACATTTGTGTCACGCTTGAGTGCTCTCTGCTCTCGAGCAGTGGAa